In Micrococcales bacterium, the genomic stretch GACTCCCACCAGGTCGTCGTTCGTGGAGCCGGTGCTCGCCACGACCTGTGGGGCCGGCCACCCGATGCGCGCACAAACGTCGGTCACCGCATGGTACTCATCAGCTCTCACGTTGCTACCGTACGAAATATGAGCGCCCAATCGGCAGATTCGACCCCGGACCTCACCACGACCGCTGGGAAGCTGGCCGACCTCACCGCTCGCCGCGAGGTCGCGGCCATGGCCGGCGGGCAGCGCGGGATCGACAAGCAGCACTCAAAGGGCAAGATGACCGCCCGCGAGCGCATCGAGTGGCTGCTCGACGACGGTTCCTTCGTCGAGCTCGACGAACTGGCCCGGCACCGATCCAACAACTTCGGCCTGGAGAAGACCCGGCCCTACGGCGACGGCGTGGTCACCGGGTACGGGACGATCGACGGCCGGCCGGTGTGCGTCTTCGCCCAGGACTTCACGGTGTTCGGCGGCAGCCTCGGCGAGGTGTTCGGGGAGAAGATCGTCAAGGTCATGGACATGGCGATGAACACCGGCGTCCCCGTCGTCGGGATCAACGACTCCGGCGGTGCCCGCATCCAGGAGGGCGTGGTGTCGCTGGGCCTGTACGGAGAGATCTTCCAGCGCAACGTGCACGCCTCCGGCGTCGTCCCGCAGATCTCGCTGATCATGGGCCCGTGCGCCGGTGGGGCGGTCTACTCCCCGGCGATCACCGACTTCACCGTGATGGTCGACAAGACCTCCCACATGTTCATCACCGGCCCGGACGTCATCAAGACCGTGACCGGCGAAGATGTCGAGTTCGAGGAACTCGGTGGTGCCCGCACCCACAACAGCAAGTCCGGTGTGGCCCACATGATGGGCGCCGACGAACACGACGCCCTCGACATCGTCAAGAGCCTGCTGAGCTACCTGCCCAGCAACAACATGGACCCGGCGCCGGCCTACGACAACCCGGCCACCTTGGAGATCACCGACGAGGACCGGGAACTCGACACGATCATCCCCGACTCCCCCAACCAGCCCTACGACATCAAGACCGTGATCGAGCACGTGCTCGACGACGGCGAGTTCCTCGAGGTGCAGCCCTTGTGGGCGCCCAACATGGTGATCGGCTTCGGTCGTGTCGAGGGGCATTCGGTCGGCGTGGTCGCCAACCAACCGATGCAGTTCGCCGGGACCCTGGACATCGACGCCAGCGAGAAGGCCTCCCGCTTCGTGCGCACCTGCGACGCCTTCAACATCCCGGTCATCACCTTCGTCGACGTGCCCGGCTTCCTGCCCGGCACCGACCAGGAGTGGAACGGCATCATCCGGCGCGGCGCCAAACTCATCTACGCCTACGGCGAGGCCACCGTCCCCAAGGTCACCATCATCACCCGCAAGGCCTACGGCGGCGCATACGTCGTCATGGGCTCCAAGCACCTCGGGGCGGACATCGAGTTGTCCTGGCCGACCGGGCAGATCGCAGTCATGGGCGCCCAGGGTGCGGTCAACATCCTGTACCGCAAGGAGGTGGCCGCCGCGAAGGATCCGGACGCCGAACGTGCGCGCCTGGTCGCGGAGTACGACAACGCGCTGGCCAACCCCTACCTCGCGGCCGACCGCGGTTACGTCGACCGCGTGATCATGCCGCACGAGACCCGCGGTCAGGTCGTGCAGGCGCTGCGGGCACTGCGCAGCAAGCGAGAGGTGCTGCCGCCGAAGAAGCATGGGAACATCCCCTTGTGAGCGCGCGCTTCGAGGTGGTGCACGGCAACCCCGGCGACGAGGAACTCGCGGTGGTGATCTCCTTGCTGTCCGCGGCCGCGGCCGGTGCGCCGGCTCCGCAGGGCGATGAGCAGATGTCCAACTGGGCGCGGCCGGGGATGCGGGTGACGCTGCCCGCAGGTCCGGGTGCCTGGTGGCGGTCGGGATTGCCGCGGCCGTGATCGACGTCAGCGTCATCGTCCCGGTCTTCAACAAGGCCCCGTACCTGCGCGAGTTGCTGGACAGCCTGCAGAACCAGACCAGCGGGTCGTTCGACGTGTGGCTGGTCGACGACGGGTCCACCGACGGCTCGGAGCGGATGTGCGACGACATCGCCACCGCGGACGAGCGCTTCCACGTCATCCACCAGCCGAACTCGGGCTGGCCGGGCCGGCCACGCAACGTGGGGGTCGATGTCAGTGAGAGCCGCTACCTGTTCTACGCCGACGCCGACGACTGGTGCGAACCGACCCTGCTGGCCGACCTGGTCACATTCGCCGACGAGCACGACAGTGACGTCGTGCTGCCGGCAGTGCTGGCCGAGGGGCACTCTTACACGACCCGCGAACCCGTCTTCAGCAGTGCCGTGGACCTCGACCCGCGCGAGGCCTTCCTCAGTCTCACCCCACACAAACTGTTCCGGCGCGCCTACTTCGAGGCGCTCGGCCTGCGCTTCACCGAGGACCGGGTACCGCTCGAGGACGGGCAATTGGTGGCCCGCGCCTACGTCGGGGGCGGTCGGATCAGCCGCTTCGGCGACCGGCTCGGTTACCACTACATGGGCCGCGAGGGCACGAACATCTCCTACGCGCCGCGCGACCCCCGCGCGCACGGACGCAGCGTGGCCGACATCATGGGCTCCGCGCGGCGGGTCCCCGTTCACGCCGACGAGATCATCGTCGACATCTACCGCCGCAAACTCCTGCGCTACCTCGGGCCGCGGTACTTGCCGGGGATGCCCCCGGACCGCCAAGCGGCCTACGTCCAGGCCACCTCGGACGTGGCAGCAGAGTTCATCCCCGCTCACCTGGAGTCGACGCTGACCCCGTGGCCGCGGCTGGCCTCACGCGCGGCCCGGCTCGGGGACCCGGGGGTCAGCGTGGCTCTGGCGCAGGCACGCGCCGACGAACTTGTGCCCGCCGAGCGCGCCAACGGCCACTGGTTCATCGGTCCGGTGCCCGCCGACGACATCGTCGTGGTGCGCCCCCGGGCACGCAAGGATCCCAGCAAGGGGATCCGGGTGGTGAGCCGGCCGGAGTGGGTGCGGGTGACCAGCCCCCGGCTGGAACTGTCGGTCGACGGCGCGGTGATCGGCGTCGATGAGACCCTGCGTCCCCGCCAGCCCCTGCCGGGCCCGGCCCGCGCGCTGGCCTGCTGGGACGACCTGTCCGTGGCGGTGGCCTACGACGGGGAACCGGTGACCACCGACGGACTGCACTTCAGTTCCGCCGCCGGTCAGCTCGTCGTCGCGCCGGCCTGATCCCACAGGTCCATCCAGCGCAGTCCTGCCTGCCGCACCATGTCGCGCAGCAGCGGTATCCCGAGCCCGATGACATTGGCCGGGTCCCCCTCCACACCGGTCACGAACGCCGAGCCGTAGCCGTCCAGCGTGAAGCCGCCGGCCACCTGCAGCGGCTCCCCGGTCGCCACGTACGCGGCGATCTCCTCGTCGTCGGGGTCGGCGAAGTGCACGGTGGTGCGGGCAGCCGCGACGACCTCGCCGGCGGCGTGGATCAGGCACTGGCCGGTGATCAGTTCCGCGGAGCGTCCACGCAATTCGTGCCATCTGCGCACGGCCACGTCCGCCGTCAACGGCTTGCCCAGGCTTCGGCCGTCGACATCGAGCACGGAATCGGCCCCGAGCACCAGTCGGCCGGGGTTGTCCCGGGCGACCCACCGCGCCTTGGCCAGCGCGAGGTGCACCGCCACCTGTTCGGGCCCGGCCGCGGGCAGACCGGCGATGAGGGCGTCCTCGTCAACACCGCTGACCACGACCTCAGGTTCGATCCCGGCGGCCCGCAGCAAACGCAGGCGGGACGGGGATGCCGAGGCGAGGATCAGGCGCACGCGCAGCGATGGTACGCGCCAGCCGCAGCAGCGACTCACCCGACGGTCGCCGCCACAAGTGGGCGGCGGCACCCCCTGCGCGCCCACTTGTGGCGTCCCGAAACCTCGCAAATCACCCATATCCGGCGCGTCGACAGCCACAAGTGGGCGGATTGCAGAATTGGCTTTCGGTGTTCCGCCCACTTGTGGTGGACGCTGCCCGCCAAGCCGTCGGCCCAGCCCGCCCGCCCGGAGGTCCGCCACCTAGACTCGGAGTGTGCGCAAAGTGCTGATCGCCAACCGTGGGGAAATTGCCATCCGTGTCGCGCGGGCCTGCCGGGACGCCGGCCTGGCCAGTGTCGCCGTCTACGCCAACTCCGACAGCGACGCCTTGCATGTCAAGGCCGCCGACGAGGCCTACTCGCTGGACGGCGAGACCGCCGCCGAGACCTACCTGGTCATCGAGAAACTGCTCGACGTGGCCAAGCGCTCGGGAGCCGACGCCGTCCACCCCGGGTACGGCTTCTTGTCCGAGAACGCCGACTTCGCCCAGGCGGTCATCGACGCCGGGCTGATCTGGATCGGGCCACCACCGGCGGCGATCCGCTCCCTGGGCGACAAGGTCTCCGCACGGCACATCGCCCAGCGCGCCGGCGCGCCGCTGGTGGCGGGTACCCCGGACCCGGTCTCCGGGGCCGACGAGGTCGTGGAGTTCGCCAAGGAGAACGGGCTGCCGATCGCCATCAAGGCCGCCTTCGGCGGTGGGGGGCGCGGCCTCAAGGTCGCCCGCACCCTCGACGAGGTGCCGGAACTGTACGACTCCGCGGTCCGCGAGGCGGTCGCCGCCTTCGGTCGCGGTGAGTGCTTCGTGGAGCGCTACCTGGACAACCCCCGGCACGTCGAGACCCAGGTCCTCCGCCGACATGCACGGCAACGTCGTCGTGGTCTCCACGCGTGACTGCTCCCTGCAACGCCGCCACCAGAAACTCGTGGAGGAAGCCCCCGCGCCCTTCCTGTCGGACAAGCAGATCGCCGAGCTCTACCGCGCGAGCAAAGCCATCGTCAAGGAAGCCGGGTACACCGGCGCCGGCACGTGCGAGTTCCTCGTCGGCCAGGACGGCACCATCTCGTTCCTCGAGGTCAACACCCGTCTGCAGGTGGAGCACCCGGTCTCCGAGGAGGTCGCCGGAATCGACCTGGTCCGCGAGCAGTTCCGCATCGCCGACGGTGAGGAACTCGGGTACGACGACCCCGAACTGCGCGGTCACTCCATCGAGTTCCGCATCAACGGCGAGGACCCCGGGCGCAACTTCCTCCCGGCACCCGGCGTGCTGACCGTGTGGAAGCCGCCGTCGGGACCGGGCGTGCGCCTGGACGGGGGTTTCACCACCGGGGACGTGATCGGGGGCAACTTCGACTCCCTGCTCGCCAAGCTGATCATCACCGGTGCCGACCGCCAGGAGGCCCTGCAGCGCGCCCGCCGGGCCCTGGCGGACTTCGAGGTCGAGGGCATCGCCACTGCGCTGACCTTCCACCGTGTGGTCGTCGAGGACCCGGCCTTCGCGCCGCTGGACCCCAAGCAGACCTTCACCGTCCACACCCGCTGGATCGAGACCGCCTTCGACAACCAGATCCCTGCCTACGACGGCGGCGTGTCCGCTGAAGAGGGCGAGGGTGAGCGGCAGGCCGTCACCGTCGAGGTCGGCGGCAAGCGCATCGAGGTCACCTTGCCCGCGGCGCTCTCGGTCGGCACGGCTGCACCCGCCGCCGGCGGCAAGCGCCCGGCGAAACGCGCCAAGAAGAGTTCTGGCGGCGGTGCCTCCGGCGACGCGCTGACCGCGCCTATGCAGGGCACGATCGTCAAGGTCGCGGTCGAGGAGGGTCAGACCGTCGAGGCCGGTGAATTGGTCGTGGTGCTCGAGGCCATGAAGATGGAGCAGCCGCTCAACGCCCACAAGGCGGGCACCATCGCTGGGCTGAGTGCCGAAATCGGGGCTACGGTACCTACAGGGACTGTTCTCTGCGAAATCAAGGACTAGCCACCGGGAGGCCGGCCGTGCGACGGGCACTCTGGACACTCATCACCCTGCTGCTCGTCGGCTGGATCGCGGCTCCCGCGAGTGCGACCACCATCGACGACGTCGTTTCGGCCCTGCGCTCCGACCCGGTCTACAACGATCCCAAGGCGGAGAACGCGCTCACGGATGCCCAGGCCGCCGACCTCAGCGACCAGATCGTCAGTAGTGGCTCCTCGGTCTACGTCGCCATCCTGCCGGCGGCGGCGCGCGGTTCGCGCACGACCGAGGATGTTGTGCGCTACCTGCAGCAGAACGTCGGGGAACCGGGCACCTACGCCGCTGTCGTGGGTAGCCAGTTCCGGTCGACCTCCTCCGAGGCGGCCACCGCGGCCTTCCAGCAGCAGCAGGGCAACGGTGTGTACGCCGTGCTCAGCCAGTTCGTCACCAACGTGGAGTCCATCGACAACGGGGGAACGGTCACCCAGCCGGAACCGGCCGGATCCTCCTCCGGCGGCAGCGCGCTCGTCCCGCTGCTGGTCCTGGGGGGTCTGGCAGCAGGCGCCGGCGGTCTGGTCTTCATGGGCTCACGGCGCAAGAAGCGCGCCGAGGCCGCGGCCCTGGCATCGGTGAAGCAGGCACTCGACGAGGACATCACCGACTT encodes the following:
- the maf gene encoding septum formation inhibitor Maf, yielding MGDLRGFGTPQVGAQGVPPPTCGGDRRVSRCCGWRVPSLRVRLILASASPSRLRLLRAAGIEPEVVVSGVDEDALIAGLPAAGPEQVAVHLALAKARWVARDNPGRLVLGADSVLDVDGRSLGKPLTADVAVRRWHELRGRSAELITGQCLIHAAGEVVAAARTTVHFADPDDEEIAAYVATGEPLQVAGGFTLDGYGSAFVTGVEGDPANVIGLGIPLLRDMVRQAGLRWMDLWDQAGATTS
- a CDS encoding acyl-CoA carboxylase subunit epsilon, with protein sequence MSARFEVVHGNPGDEELAVVISLLSAAAAGAPAPQGDEQMSNWARPGMRVTLPAGPGAWWRSGLPRP
- a CDS encoding acyl-CoA carboxylase subunit beta, translating into MSAQSADSTPDLTTTAGKLADLTARREVAAMAGGQRGIDKQHSKGKMTARERIEWLLDDGSFVELDELARHRSNNFGLEKTRPYGDGVVTGYGTIDGRPVCVFAQDFTVFGGSLGEVFGEKIVKVMDMAMNTGVPVVGINDSGGARIQEGVVSLGLYGEIFQRNVHASGVVPQISLIMGPCAGGAVYSPAITDFTVMVDKTSHMFITGPDVIKTVTGEDVEFEELGGARTHNSKSGVAHMMGADEHDALDIVKSLLSYLPSNNMDPAPAYDNPATLEITDEDRELDTIIPDSPNQPYDIKTVIEHVLDDGEFLEVQPLWAPNMVIGFGRVEGHSVGVVANQPMQFAGTLDIDASEKASRFVRTCDAFNIPVITFVDVPGFLPGTDQEWNGIIRRGAKLIYAYGEATVPKVTIITRKAYGGAYVVMGSKHLGADIELSWPTGQIAVMGAQGAVNILYRKEVAAAKDPDAERARLVAEYDNALANPYLAADRGYVDRVIMPHETRGQVVQALRALRSKREVLPPKKHGNIPL
- a CDS encoding glycosyltransferase family 2 protein, with translation MAVGIAAAVIDVSVIVPVFNKAPYLRELLDSLQNQTSGSFDVWLVDDGSTDGSERMCDDIATADERFHVIHQPNSGWPGRPRNVGVDVSESRYLFYADADDWCEPTLLADLVTFADEHDSDVVLPAVLAEGHSYTTREPVFSSAVDLDPREAFLSLTPHKLFRRAYFEALGLRFTEDRVPLEDGQLVARAYVGGGRISRFGDRLGYHYMGREGTNISYAPRDPRAHGRSVADIMGSARRVPVHADEIIVDIYRRKLLRYLGPRYLPGMPPDRQAAYVQATSDVAAEFIPAHLESTLTPWPRLASRAARLGDPGVSVALAQARADELVPAERANGHWFIGPVPADDIVVVRPRARKDPSKGIRVVSRPEWVRVTSPRLELSVDGAVIGVDETLRPRQPLPGPARALACWDDLSVAVAYDGEPVTTDGLHFSSAAGQLVVAPA